One part of the Acidobacteriota bacterium genome encodes these proteins:
- a CDS encoding lytic transglycosylase domain-containing protein produces MGERIDGAYLNAIDSLRESNQYDAANQWVDRVRDKFAGQPTETNALHARLRMQIYRGLWADAEATAALTQAQAKFAGSMTSLDEIKYLRAFALEKAGKKNDAMAMYASIPDNGRSYFGGLAAEKVAGSTGRVKTIAQVTPTDFPAPYRMEILQYAKKHKIDPRFVLAIMKQESSFRPAVKSPSAARGLMQLVLDTALKYNKKAGYTALQPDDLYQPRINIAIGIEYLADLKGQFGGLYEAIAASYNGGEDNAMRWLNRSKPKDPAIFASEVGFAETKTYVFKVMTNFRIYRDLYDDNLMKR; encoded by the coding sequence GTGGGCGAACGAATCGACGGTGCCTATCTGAATGCGATCGATTCCCTTCGCGAATCGAACCAATATGATGCCGCCAATCAATGGGTCGATCGCGTCCGCGACAAATTTGCCGGCCAGCCCACCGAGACCAACGCCCTTCACGCCCGTCTCCGCATGCAGATCTATCGAGGCCTTTGGGCCGACGCCGAAGCGACTGCGGCACTGACGCAGGCACAGGCGAAATTTGCGGGTTCGATGACAAGCCTCGACGAGATCAAGTATCTGCGGGCGTTCGCCCTCGAAAAAGCTGGTAAAAAGAACGACGCGATGGCGATGTACGCATCCATTCCGGACAACGGCCGTTCATATTTCGGTGGCCTTGCTGCCGAAAAGGTCGCGGGTTCCACCGGCCGCGTAAAGACCATCGCACAGGTCACGCCTACTGATTTCCCCGCACCATACCGCATGGAGATCTTGCAGTATGCCAAGAAGCACAAGATCGATCCGAGATTCGTGCTGGCGATCATGAAGCAGGAAAGCTCGTTCCGCCCTGCGGTAAAATCGCCTTCGGCGGCCCGCGGATTGATGCAGCTTGTGCTCGACACTGCACTTAAATACAACAAAAAGGCCGGTTATACTGCCCTTCAGCCTGACGATCTCTACCAGCCGCGTATCAATATCGCCATCGGCATCGAATACCTCGCCGATCTCAAGGGCCAATTCGGCGGCCTCTATGAGGCGATAGCGGCCAGCTACAACGGCGGCGAAGACAACGCTATGCGATGGCTGAACCGCTCGAAACCCAAAGACCCAGCCATCTTTGCCTCCGAAGTCGGCTTTGCCGAGACCAAGACCTACGTCTTCAAGGTAATGACAAATTTCCGCATCTACCGCGATCTGTACGACGATAATCTGATGAAAAGGTAG
- a CDS encoding SPFH/Band 7/PHB domain protein: MPELFGVGAIFLLILGIALLVVAWKTIKIVPQSSVLLIERLGRFHRVAASGLNIIVPFFESPRAVYWSGTRPGLTSIDLREQFIDMPPQPVITRDNVTINVDSVVYWQITDPSKAVYEVADLVGALVQLTITGMRSVMGEMDLDHTLSNRDQINGKLRLILDEATDKWGVKVTRVDVKNINPPEDVRITMEKQMTAERNRRALILQAEGDKQAAITRAEGEKQAAVTRSEGNKQSAILDAEGASQARLVNATAEAQAIAQIAAAIGDRGKTAQYLITQRYVDSMRDMARTQNSKVIFMPMETSGVMASVGAFKEIFAASGEVPELPKTPRSPRELEK; encoded by the coding sequence ATGCCGGAACTATTTGGTGTTGGTGCAATTTTTCTGCTGATATTGGGTATTGCGTTGCTTGTCGTGGCGTGGAAAACGATCAAGATCGTGCCGCAATCGAGCGTACTGCTTATCGAGCGGCTCGGTCGGTTTCATCGTGTTGCGGCCAGCGGGCTCAACATTATCGTGCCGTTCTTCGAATCGCCGCGTGCAGTATACTGGTCCGGCACTCGTCCCGGCCTCACGTCGATCGATCTGCGCGAACAGTTCATCGACATGCCGCCGCAGCCCGTCATTACCCGCGACAACGTGACCATCAATGTCGATTCCGTCGTCTATTGGCAGATAACCGATCCGAGCAAGGCCGTCTATGAGGTTGCAGATCTCGTCGGTGCCCTCGTGCAGTTGACGATCACCGGCATGCGCAGCGTCATGGGCGAGATGGACCTCGACCACACCCTTTCAAACCGCGATCAGATCAACGGCAAACTCCGGCTCATCCTTGACGAAGCCACCGACAAATGGGGCGTTAAGGTTACTCGAGTCGATGTTAAGAACATCAACCCGCCCGAGGACGTTCGCATCACGATGGAGAAACAGATGACTGCTGAACGCAACCGCCGAGCACTCATCCTCCAAGCAGAGGGCGACAAACAGGCCGCCATCACCCGTGCCGAAGGCGAAAAGCAGGCCGCCGTCACACGCTCAGAAGGCAACAAGCAGAGCGCTATTCTCGATGCCGAAGGCGCCTCGCAGGCACGCCTCGTCAACGCGACCGCCGAGGCCCAAGCCATTGCTCAGATCGCCGCTGCCATCGGCGACCGTGGAAAGACCGCACAGTACCTGATCACGCAGCGATATGTCGATTCGATGCGTGATATGGCCCGGACCCAGAACTCGAAGGTCATCTTCATGCCGATGGAGACCAGCGGCGTTATGGCCAGCGTCGGTGCGTTCAAGGAGATCTTTGCCGCTTCAGGTGAGGTTCCCGAACTACCCAAAACCCCTCGCAGCCCGCGTGAACTGGAGAAATAG
- a CDS encoding threonine ammonia-lyase, whose amino-acid sequence MTVQLSDIQDARRLLEGIINKTPIVADSRLSKETGANVFLKAESMQKSGSFKIRGAYNTISRLSNEEKDRGVIAASAGNHAQGVAYAAQLLGVRSTIVLPVHAPLTKVMATKDLGAHVIMHGSTFDEAVAYSKELQQERGFTYVHAFDNPNVVAGQGTIGLEIVETLPEISTIIVPIGGGGLISGIAIAAKTLKPSVRIIGVQSVNVSWVKPSLEAGHAVIPVPKPTIADGIAVKTPGELTLPLIQNYVDEIVEVTDEEVAHGIYHCVSHSHLVVEGAGAAGVAALLANKFSVTPGETICAVLCGGNIDANLLARVLEQVLVRQGRYIMLKVLVMDRPGMLAGLLDTVADSGANVVEVFHRRAMWLAPLGRVGIELLLEVRDHPHGREVQKHLEDAGYHVEPEGQDTWEE is encoded by the coding sequence ATGACAGTTCAACTATCCGATATTCAGGACGCACGTCGATTGTTAGAAGGCATTATTAACAAGACGCCTATCGTCGCGGACAGCCGTTTGAGCAAAGAAACCGGTGCCAACGTCTTCCTCAAGGCCGAGTCTATGCAGAAGAGCGGGTCGTTCAAGATCCGCGGGGCGTATAACACTATCTCGCGGCTGTCGAACGAGGAGAAAGACCGCGGAGTGATCGCGGCTTCGGCGGGGAATCATGCGCAGGGCGTGGCGTATGCGGCGCAGCTTTTGGGCGTGAGATCCACGATCGTGCTGCCGGTGCATGCTCCGCTGACGAAGGTGATGGCGACCAAGGACCTCGGTGCCCACGTCATTATGCACGGCTCGACGTTCGACGAAGCCGTCGCTTACTCCAAAGAGCTGCAGCAGGAACGCGGCTTTACCTACGTCCATGCCTTTGACAATCCAAACGTCGTCGCCGGGCAGGGAACTATCGGGCTTGAGATAGTCGAAACCCTGCCCGAGATATCCACGATCATCGTCCCGATCGGCGGCGGAGGGCTGATCTCGGGCATTGCGATCGCGGCGAAGACATTAAAGCCGTCCGTCCGCATCATCGGCGTGCAATCGGTAAACGTATCCTGGGTCAAGCCGTCGCTCGAGGCGGGACATGCGGTGATACCGGTGCCCAAACCGACCATCGCGGACGGCATCGCGGTCAAGACACCGGGCGAACTCACCTTGCCTCTTATCCAAAACTACGTCGACGAGATCGTCGAGGTGACCGACGAAGAGGTCGCGCACGGCATATATCATTGCGTTTCGCACAGCCATCTCGTCGTCGAAGGTGCGGGTGCGGCGGGCGTCGCGGCGTTGCTCGCGAATAAGTTCAGCGTGACTCCGGGCGAGACTATCTGTGCGGTCTTGTGCGGGGGCAATATCGACGCCAATCTGCTGGCCCGCGTGCTCGAACAGGTACTCGTTCGCCAGGGCCGCTACATCATGCTCAAAGTCCTCGTCATGGACCGCCCCGGCATGCTCGCCGGCCTGCTCGACACCGTCGCCGATTCGGGCGCCAACGTCGTCGAGGTCTTCCACCGCCGCGCCATGTGGCTCGCCCCCCTCGGCCGCGTCGGCATCGAACTCCTCCTCGAGGTCCGCGACCACCCCCACGGCCGAGAGGTCCAAAAACACCTAGAGGACGCCGGCTATCATGTTGAACCCGAAGGTCAGGATACGTGGGAGGAATAG